In the genome of Spirochaetota bacterium, one region contains:
- a CDS encoding flagellar basal body-associated FliL family protein, producing the protein MQKHIFIWGFLSIITSLIPVVCFISPVIAVITIVLVIIEVKKQNTKLLNWALALAIIALPVSVFNSFIVTPAVTNLSVSKIINYSYNETKTVMEDRYSENQDVVLAPPPSPLAHYELPAFMKKINSGQDTMRIKISLGYESNQVLSAELNSKKDHIIKIVDFVFQKKTYEDLASAVGMITFGEEIKERLNRELTHGKIKEVYFPEFIVE; encoded by the coding sequence ATGCAAAAGCATATTTTTATATGGGGTTTTTTATCAATTATAACATCTTTGATTCCTGTTGTCTGCTTTATTTCACCAGTGATTGCTGTGATAACAATTGTTTTGGTTATTATTGAGGTAAAAAAGCAAAATACAAAACTGCTCAATTGGGCATTAGCACTTGCTATTATTGCATTGCCAGTGAGTGTATTCAATTCATTTATTGTTACTCCTGCAGTTACAAATCTTTCAGTTTCAAAGATTATTAATTATTCATATAATGAAACTAAGACTGTAATGGAAGACAGGTATAGTGAAAACCAGGATGTAGTACTGGCACCACCACCTTCACCTCTTGCTCATTACGAATTACCAGCTTTTATGAAAAAAATAAATTCAGGGCAGGATACAATGAGGATAAAGATATCATTGGGTTATGAATCTAATCAGGTATTAAGTGCTGAACTAAATAGTAAAAAAGATCATATCATTAAAATAGTGGATTTTGTCTTTCAGAAAAAAACTTATGAAGACCTTGCATCTGCTGTGGGTATGATAACCTTTGGAGAAGAAATCAAGGAACGTCTTAACAGAGAATTAACTCATGGCAAAATTAAGGAGGTATACTTCCCAGAATTTATTGTGGAATGA